From Coffea arabica cultivar ET-39 chromosome 2e, Coffea Arabica ET-39 HiFi, whole genome shotgun sequence, the proteins below share one genomic window:
- the LOC113731048 gene encoding adenylate-forming reductase 03009 — translation MQSEKIGRFSSCRGVAFEIKPHADPFAIPTNSSSKRIWFPWGTVSKIVPDAGDLIQRSMSKTSSHFCDLDLDDDEDRDTLADIEEGLEAHHDNEKFKPSMSPAPLLPPAASKREEKPKPAAKPNPNRLSVILLDQGLFTVYKRLFVVCLTLNITGLVLAATGHFPYARNKAALFSIANIFALTLCRSEAFLRIVFWLVVKVFGHSWVPIRIKTMITSLLQSLGGIHSSCGISSIAWLIYALVLTLKDTESTSSEIIGVASTILALICLSALAAFPLIRHLHHNVFERTHRFAGWSALALLWAFVILTISYDPKTKSYRSDIGSELVRHQEFWFTVAITVLIIIPWITVRRVPVKISSPSGHASIIKFQGGIKAGILGRISPSPFSEWHAFGIISDGKNEHMMLAGAVGDFTKSLVSDPPSHLWVRQVHFAGLPYLVNMYDRVLVVATGSGICVFLSFLLQPCRANVCFLWVTKGVEQNFGKEIKTWMSGHPRDKVIVHDTALLGRPNVSQMSVDTAKKWGAEVVIVTSNPEGSRDVVNACKGAGIPAFGPIWDS, via the coding sequence ATGCAGAGTGAAAAGATTGGGAGGTTTTCAAGCTGCCGAGGTGTAGCTTTTGAGATCAAACCTCATGCAGATCCATTTGCTATCCCAACAAATTCTTCAAGCAAAAGAATTTGGTTTCCATGGGGAACCGTTTCAAAGATTGTACCTGATGCTGGAGACCTTATACAGAGGTCTATGAGCAAAACCAGCAGCCATTTCTGTGACCTGGACCTTGATGACGATGAAGATAGGGATACTTTGGCTGATATTGAAGAAGGCCTTGAAGCTCATCATGACAATGAGAAATTCAAGCCCTCAATGTCACCAGCGCCTCTTCTTCCACCAGCCGCCAGTAAACGTGAAGAAAAGCCGAAGCCGGCGGCAAAACCAAACCCCAACAGGTTATCTGTTATACTGCTTGATCAAGGGTTGTTCACAGTTTACAAGCGGCTTTTTGTTGTTTGCTTGACACTCAACATCACCGGTTTGGTTCTTGCTGCCACCGGACACTTCCCATATGCCAGGAACAAGGCTGCATTATTCTCTATCGCAAACATATTTGCTTTGACTCTCTGTCGAAGTGAGGCCTTCTTGAGGATCGTATTCTGGCTCGTAGTGAAAGTTTTTGGCCATTCTTGGGTGCCTATTCGAATCAAAACTATGATTACCTCCCTCCTTCAATCTCTTGGAGGGATTCATAGCAGTTGTGGCATCTCCTCAATTGCATGGCTCATTTATGCATTGGTTCTCACTCTAAAAGACACAGAAAGCACTTCATCTGAGATAATTGGCGTGGCATCCACCATTCTTGCACTTATTTGCCTGTCTGCTTTGGCAGCATTTCCTCTCATTCGCCACCTCCATCACAACGTATTCGAGAGAACTCATCGTTTTGCAGGGTGGTCAGCTCTGGCTCTCCTTTGGGCCTTTGTGATCCTCACTATCTCTTATGACCCCAAGACTAAATCCTACAGGAGCGATATCGGCTCCGAACTGGTTAGACATCAGGAGTTCTGGTTTACAGTGGCCATTACCGTACTAATTATCATCCCATGGATAACAGTGAGACGTGTCCCAGTCAAAATCTCGTCCCCTTCAGGCCATGCATCCATTATCAAGTTCCAGGGTGGTATCAAAGCCGGAATACTTGGAAGAATTAGCCCATCTCCATTCTCAGAGTGGCATGCCTTCGGCATAATCTCTGATGGGAAGAATGAGCACATGATGTTGGCAGGTGCAGTTGGTGACTTCACAAAGTCCTTAGTCTCTGACCCGCCAAGCCACTTATGGGTGCGACAGGTGCACTTTGCAGGCCTTCCTTATCTGGTGAACATGTACGATAGGGTCTTGGTGGTGGCAACTGGCTCGGGCATCTGTGTGTTTTTGTCATTCCTTCTGCAGCCATGTAGAGCCAACGTTTGCTTTCTTTGGGTGACCAAAGGTGTTGAGCAAAATTTTGGCAAGGAAATTAAGACCTGGATGAGTGGACACCCCAGGGATAAGGTGATAGTTCATGATACAGCTCTCCTTGGACGTCCAAATGTTTCCCAAATGAGTGTTGATACTGCCAAGAAATGGGGGGCTGAAGTTGTCATCGTTACTAGCAATCCAGAGGGAAGTAGGGATGTCGTCAATGCATGCAAAGGTGCTGGAATTCCTGCCTTCGGCCCAATCTGGGATTCTTGA